The genomic window CGCGATCTGTTCAGGCCCGACGAGGTTTTGCTCGATAAGCCCCGCGAGCATCGATTCGCCCATGACACCGCAGCCGATAAAGGCAAGGTTTAAGTCGTTTATTTTGCCCATGGGTTAAATAGCTCAACTCCTGTTCTATCAAAATCGTTTATGTTTCTGGTTGCGATTATAAGCCCATGTTTAATGGCGATGGCGGCGATCTGCGAATCAAATGGCGATATCGGAGCTCCTGTTTTATCGGCACGGCCGCGCATTTTACCCCAAATTTCGGCAGATTCGATATCGAAATCGAGCGTTTTCCCTTTATAAACGGTCTTTATATCATCAAGCCATTGCTCCAGCTTTGATCTACGCTTTGTTGCATCGAGCCTTTCGATCCCGCGCATGATTTCACTTATCGTAAAGACCGACAAAAACAACACTTCCGGCTCTTTCGACTTGATCCAATTTACAACTTTTAGTTCAGGTATCGGTTTGATGATCTCCGAAATGACACAGGTATCGAGCAAGTACATCATTCGGTATCCTCACTGAGATCAAGAGGAGGGCGATCCGGAATATTATCGCGCGTCAGATCGAGCTCTATACCATATTTACGGAAAGGATTGTCGAGCAAGAATTCGATAAAATTCTGTTCTTTTTTCTTTTTCTTCTTCCCGCTAAATTTATTGTGGTATTCCTCAATTGAGATCACGACCGCAGTTTCCTTGCCGTTTTTGGTGATTATCTGCGGTTCGCCCTTCGCCGCGTCGGCGATCACTTGACTGAACTTATTTTTCCCTTCGAATATCGACAGCGTCTTCATTTCTATACCTATCTAGCTTAGCTAGATAAGTAGTATTGTATTCCGATATTTTCTCGTTAGTCAATGGCGAAAATTCAACAGACTGTCTTACAATCACCATTTATGACCATTGACGAGCAGCTTGAATTTTTAAAGAAGGGCACGGTTGACCTGATACGCGAGGAAGACCTGCGCAAGAAACTTGAACGAAGCGAACGCACAGGCAAGCCTTTGCGTGTGAAGCTCGGGCTTGATCCGACGGCGCCGGATATTCATCTCGGGCATACGGTGGTGATCCGCAAATTGAAGGCGTTTCAGGATCTCGGCCACACGGTGATCTTCCTTATCGGTGATTTTACGGGAATGATCGGCGACCCTTCGGGCAAGAACATCACGCGGCCGCCGCTCTCGCGTGAAGAGGTGAACGCGAACGCAGAGACCTATAAAAAGCAGATGTTCAAGCTGCTTGACCCGGAAAAGACCGAGCTGCGGTTCAACGGCGAATGGATGGACAAATTCACCGCGGCAGATTTTGTAAAGCTCTGTGCGCGAACGACCGTCAAACAGATACTCGAACGCGATGATTTCGCCAAGCGATTGGCTGAAGAAAAGCCGATCTCGCTTCACGAACTGCTCTATCCCCTGACGCAAGGCTATGACAGCGTTGCCCTAAATGCTGACGTCGAGCTGGGCGGAACCGATCAGAAATTCAACCTCTTGATGGGCCGCAACCTCCAGCGTGAATACGAACAGGAGCCGCAGGTCATAATCACGACGCCGCTGCTCGAAGGCCTCGACGGCGTCAATAAAATGTCGAAGTCTCTCAATAACTACATCGGCATCGAAGACGCGGCTGATGAGATGTTCGGCAAGGTGATGTCGATCTCGGACGAGCTTATGTGGCGGTATTATGAACTGCTCACTGATCTGTCACCATCTGAAATTTCAGGCCTCAAAGCCGAGATCTCGAACGGCAAAAATCCCCGTGATCTGAAAGTGAACCTTGCAAAGCTCATCATCAAGGACTTCCATTCGCAGGCGGATGCCGACGCAGCAGAGGAGGAATTCGTCAAGCGCTTTGTGCAGAAAGAAGTGCCCGATGAGGTCGAAGTAATGACACTCGCGGCAGGCGAATATGCCCTCGCCCAACTGCTTGTGGATACAGGGCTTACGGCGTCAAAAGGCGAGGCACGACGCCTCATTGATCAAGGCGGCGTAAAGGTGGACGGCGAAAAGGCAGGTTCGGCAACCGCACCCGTAGCGGTAGATGCGGAAGGAGTGCTGCTTCAGGTCGGCAAGCGTCGTTTCTTGCGTGCCAAGGCGCAGCGTTAATGCCGTTTGTTTATCATCCGCAAGCGTGAGAGCGGTATCAATGCCTGGCCCGACCTTTCAGGCTCGTCCGACCGCGAGAATTCGTAGGCGTGGTTGCGCAGATACTCAAAGAATCGCTCGAACTCACGCTGCATCTCATCCATCTTTGAGCGCATATTGAGGATGATCTCGACGCCCGCGAGATTTACGCCGAGGTCGCGTGTCAGCGACAGTATGACCTCAAGGCGTTCAAGGTCGGTATCTTCGTAAAGCCGTGTATTGCCCACCGAACGCGACGGCTTCAAAAGGCCCTCACGCTCATACAGCCGCAGCGTCTGCGGATGTATCTCGTACATCTCAGCGACCGCACTGATCGTATAAGTTTTGACACGCTTCTTCATGATCCAAAAGTTACAGAGTTACAGAGTTACAGAGTTACAGAGTTACAGAGTTACAGGGTTTTAGAGTTTTCGCGTTTTAACGTTATCGTTTTCCCGCAGATATCTTGCCAAAGCTAAACACATTTTTGATACTTCGCTAAGGCCCTCATAATTAGTTCTAAACTCCGTATCGTCAATATAGCCGAGACCGCGGGCTATATGTAAGTGCGACTGAACCTCGGCAGCAGACCCGCGAGCAACACTCAAAAAATTAGCGAACTCAGAATTAGTGCGGCGTCCGTGCCCTTCGGCGATATTAGC from Chloracidobacterium sp. includes these protein-coding regions:
- a CDS encoding type II toxin-antitoxin system prevent-host-death family antitoxin, with translation MIADAAKGEPQIITKNGKETAVVISIEEYHNKFSGKKKKKKEQNFIEFLLDNPFRKYGIELDLTRDNIPDRPPLDLSEDTE
- a CDS encoding helix-turn-helix transcriptional regulator, giving the protein MKKRVKTYTISAVAEMYEIHPQTLRLYEREGLLKPSRSVGNTRLYEDTDLERLEVILSLTRDLGVNLAGVEIILNMRSKMDEMQREFERFFEYLRNHAYEFSRSDEPERSGQALIPLSRLRMINKRH
- a CDS encoding four helix bundle protein, which codes for MAKFNSFEEINAWKRAFEVTMDVYRISSNGSFSKDFGLKDQIRRASVSIMANIAEGHGRRTNSEFANFLSVARGSAAEVQSHLHIARGLGYIDDTEFRTNYEGLSEVSKMCLALARYLRENDNVKTRKL
- a CDS encoding type II toxin-antitoxin system VapC family toxin, whose translation is MMYLLDTCVISEIIKPIPELKVVNWIKSKEPEVLFLSVFTISEIMRGIERLDATKRRSKLEQWLDDIKTVYKGKTLDFDIESAEIWGKMRGRADKTGAPISPFDSQIAAIAIKHGLIIATRNINDFDRTGVELFNPWAK
- a CDS encoding tyrosine--tRNA ligase yields the protein MTIDEQLEFLKKGTVDLIREEDLRKKLERSERTGKPLRVKLGLDPTAPDIHLGHTVVIRKLKAFQDLGHTVIFLIGDFTGMIGDPSGKNITRPPLSREEVNANAETYKKQMFKLLDPEKTELRFNGEWMDKFTAADFVKLCARTTVKQILERDDFAKRLAEEKPISLHELLYPLTQGYDSVALNADVELGGTDQKFNLLMGRNLQREYEQEPQVIITTPLLEGLDGVNKMSKSLNNYIGIEDAADEMFGKVMSISDELMWRYYELLTDLSPSEISGLKAEISNGKNPRDLKVNLAKLIIKDFHSQADADAAEEEFVKRFVQKEVPDEVEVMTLAAGEYALAQLLVDTGLTASKGEARRLIDQGGVKVDGEKAGSATAPVAVDAEGVLLQVGKRRFLRAKAQR